Sequence from the Pecten maximus chromosome 8, xPecMax1.1, whole genome shotgun sequence genome:
CCCTTAGTGAGGTTCGTGATTagacatattttgttttaacatgaCATGGAAAAAAGTTAGCACCAGGGAAATGGAAACAAAGCAAGGACATCATACGAATATGGCAACTGTCATTTAGCAACCAAAACTACAGTATCATCCCTGAAGCTTTGATTATCCTTTCGAACTCGGAACTTTTTGTTCATCCTATTTTACCACCATTTCTCAAATGTAATTTACAATAGTGAAATTAATAATATCTTTGAAGTGCCATGCAGGGATATTAATCTTTTGATGGGGGGTATTTGTTTATTGCACTGGTTGTAGAATCAGGTGGCTTCCTCTTTATAGACTGATCTATTTAATGTATACCTGGACTGTGTAGTAGTTCTGTCAGTTTGTTGAGGTAGGATGGCTGAAATACTTCTGTGATGATGTCCTGGGAAAAGACTTTCAACTCAGACATGCTGCATAGCATCTGTATCAGGATAGGCGGATCAATGGCGTCTAATGTCAATTGGTTAATAAAGTCAATTGTCCTCTGAATAAACGTGTCTGTATTTCTACCGACTCGTCCAACACTCACTAAAATTTGCAGAAGGTCCCTGAAATGATTTGCTTTCATGTTTGACTGGTTTGTGATGGCATAATTGAGGAGGCTGTTGTAGAGGAGAGGTAGAGGAGAAGAAGGAAGCTGAAGAACCATCAGGCAAGCCATCTCAAACTCGGGCAGATCAAGGTCTCTGTGACAAAGGAATGTTAGTACATTGAGAATATCCTGATCTAAATCTCCAGTTGGATTATTCAAGTCAGAGAACTGTTCTTGTAATCGCCAGCTTGGCATTCCACAAAGTTTCTTGTAGTTGCATGGATTCATATGAATTCTGCCAGATCCCAATAGAAAAAGAGTACGAAAGTCTGTTTGTGTCTGCAATCTTTTTCTCCCTACTAAGCAAAACATCTTGCTAAACTCTTTTACAACATCATTGTAAAAATTCCCTTTAGAGGTAAGTGCTGCAAGTTGAATAATTTGTTTGACATCATCAAGGTTACTTTGATATATTGCTTGCTCATTTAtaacttttttcaaaattcttgGATCAGTTTCCTTCTTTAAAAGCAAAACAAAGAGACGACGCAATTTATCTCTCACGCTTAAGAAAGGGTTGGTCAATAATTCCGTCTGACACTTATGTGTGAATTCGTCCTTGACTTCAGTTGACAAGAAATACATAGATATGGTCTCATATATTGCAATAAAATCATTGAATTCAAGATGTTCCCATATATTCACATCAAGAATGGCTTGCTTCAAAGATTGTTTCGCACTCAGAGGGATCTTCCTGTCAAGTAGCATGTCAGAAAAGGCTTTTGAGCATTTCAAAAAGATAACCATTTCTGGAGGAAAAGATTCTTCTTTTACATATTCCTGTAAATATTCCAATGTCAAATTCAGAAGTCTATCTCTGCTTTTTGCAGAGAGCCTCACCCATGAAAGGTTTGCAAGTCGATGGAGCTCCAAGATATTGTAAGATGAAAAATTTTGCATTTCAAACAAGATGCATTCTGTCCGAGACTGAACTTTTTCCAAAAAAGGTTTTGACAAGAACTCCATCTGTTCCTCTGCAGACATGGCCATGATAGCACAGAGCTGATGGAGATTTAAATCCTCAATGTTTTCcaacattttacctgtgattattttcaaaatcttctCACATGTGTCTTTGATGCTTGGCTCAATGAAGGTCAATCCTTCATCTCCAAGCATGAACAGTGACACCAACTCAAACACTGGAATAATGAGGTCAAAATCATTCTCTATAGATTCCTGATCAGAACACAGTGATGATATTTGAAACAACAAATCTGATACTACAGCATTGTCTAACTGCTGTAATAGACCATGGGAGGAAAATTGACACAGAGTATGGAGATACTGGTTGGGATTTTGCTCTATTCTGACAAAGCCATTCTGAAGTAGATGACGAAGTTGAGGAAGAATTTCCGTTATAATCAAAATGTGACTGCCATTGTAATTCACTATAGTTGATAGATATTGTCCAAGCGACACAAAATCTAGACTTTTACGCCGACTCTGCAACTGCAGAAAAAGGTTGGTCATAAGAGGATGTGTTTTTGCCAAACCTGCATGGGTAAAATCAAGGAACAGAGAAGATAAATTATCTATATGGATGTGACCCAGTAAATCCATAGTTGTCTCAATCAAGTATTCCAGCTCCGGTGATGTTTCCACTATTTCTAGATCTTCCAATATTCCAGTATTTTGCTTTTGTGAAAATGCAACAAATCTGGAATAGGGATAGAGCCATGGATGATTCCTGATCCTTTTCTGGTACATAGATTCTGCTAGATTAAATAGAGGTCTTTGGATGGCCTCATATTCCTTCTTTGACTTTGACACATTCAGTTCGCACTCCTGTACATGGTAGCGTTTACACACAGGTCCGTGTACACTGTAGGGTTTACACTCAGGTCCCTGTACACTGTAGGACTGTTTGTGTTGGAGTGACACTACAGAACACATGTGTGATATACAGGGTGTTGTCCTCGCTGGTGTATGTAAACATCTCAAGGCAGCTTTCCACATACTGTCTACCCTCATAACATATTCATGGCACCTCTTCCATGGCAGTTTCAAGTATTGCAGTTTCTGCATAATCTGGTTATTAACTTCTGATTTGTATGTAGTAATTAGAAAACCAGCTGTCAGACTGATAATCCGGACATATCGTGCTCCTGACCTTTAAAGCAGTTGCAGAGTCtgtaaaacagtaaaaataTAGACTTGTGTAAATATAGtgtgtaaataataaaatacataaagaGATATACATTCATAACATTGGGAAAAGAATGCAACGACACACTGGGACTCAAATCAGGGTAGCTTATACTAGGCCTACATGTTTATCAAACAGACTTACGTGATGCCATTACTGCTGTCATGTGGCTTTTTTAATCATATCTGTGTAGCAAACATCGATTAGGCTATAAAAAGCACGAGTAGCATGGGcgcagccatattggattttcaTTACCTGTCTAATAATAAAACGGAATTCTCCTTTTCCGACAGCCAAGCGGcacaaatatttattaatttaacaAATACTGACATAAGCAATGCCTTGTTCACGAACAAAAAGAATTAAcacaatttgtattttataatagtgtgaaataaaaaaaaatgtgtacattTGGCCGGATGATACGATCGTGTGTCGGGCCATTTTCTTTATTACATGTTTACGTAGCTAATTTCGATTTCGCCTTTCGTGACTCGTTCATGGTCGCTTTTATTTATTGTGGTCCGAACGATTTACTTATTTATTCGAAAATATTGTGCATTAAATTATGTCGAACATTATGTCTTATGATACTTTCATGTGAACATTAACAAATAATTCCAGGCCTATATCAACAAAAATGTGCAAGTCTGTTgatatttatgataattttaagaTTTAAAATCCATTGGATGAATCGGTTCTCTGAATAAATGGAAAGGTCCCTGGTGACCTACATTAGTTAGGGGCACATTCTGTTCGCTTGTTCTCTCCATCTATGCAAGGTAAGCTTATGTGTTTACTTTGTCTGTGATCGTTATTAGAATATACTaattataaatatcataaatttCTCTTGCGTGCACAGTGTACATTTGTTCTCATATCAGCAGTAGATGGCATATTAACTTGGCAGCATCACAGGGACGTGAAATatattagcccgagtttcctctggccctgacacctacaccagacatggtgtcaggaccaggGGAAACTCGGActagaaatatataatatgtttagCCATGCAGAGGTTTCCCTGGCCCTGACACTACACTACGTATGGTggcagggccagaggaaactcgggataGATCGTCGCATGCCTAGATCATTAGGGTATAGGAAAGCGGTAGaacgatttacccaaaaacacccaaaaactacagttgagtgtaagctatcctttacaccctagtgcactCCAAGTAGTACACTACGtttaagctacaggtaaactagtagtgcactacgtccagtcaggtgtgaccacaaatccccctatacaggtaatgggcagtgcctgtgttagatacctgtagttgttacatatacagcCCTGTATAAATTGACTGccttatttcttatttataaaAGGCTAATGCCATTAATCAAAAATGtaagttgtttcttttaattttgttaacaatgcTGGTGTAACCCTGgaaaatactagccgcaatataccgctcggctagagagatcttctcttt
This genomic interval carries:
- the LOC117333582 gene encoding uncharacterized protein LOC117333582, whose amino-acid sequence is MQKLQYLKLPWKRCHEYVMRVDSMWKAALRCLHTPARTTPCISHMCSVVSLQHKQSYSVQGPECKPYSVHGPVCKRYHVQECELNVSKSKKEYEAIQRPLFNLAESMYQKRIRNHPWLYPYSRFVAFSQKQNTGILEDLEIVETSPELEYLIETTMDLLGHIHIDNLSSLFLDFTHAGLAKTHPLMTNLFLQLQSRRKSLDFVSLGQYLSTIVNYNGSHILIITEILPQLRHLLQNGFVRIEQNPNQYLHTLCQFSSHGLLQQLDNAVVSDLLFQISSLCSDQESIENDFDLIIPVFELVSLFMLGDEGLTFIEPSIKDTCEKILKIITGKMLENIEDLNLHQLCAIMAMSAEEQMEFLSKPFLEKVQSRTECILFEMQNFSSYNILELHRLANLSWVRLSAKSRDRLLNLTLEYLQEYVKEESFPPEMVIFLKCSKAFSDMLLDRKIPLSAKQSLKQAILDVNIWEHLEFNDFIAIYETISMYFLSTEVKDEFTHKCQTELLTNPFLSVRDKLRRLFVLLLKKETDPRILKKVINEQAIYQSNLDDVKQIIQLAALTSKGNFYNDVVKEFSKMFCLVGRKRLQTQTDFRTLFLLGSGRIHMNPCNYKKLCGMPSWRLQEQFSDLNNPTGDLDQDILNVLTFLCHRDLDLPEFEMACLMVLQLPSSPLPLLYNSLLNYAITNQSNMKANHFRDLLQILVSVGRVGRNTDTFIQRTIDFINQLTLDAIDPPILIQMLCSMSELKVFSQDIITEVFQPSYLNKLTELLHSPDLSYNQSALLMNNIVQLNRAVCLKCPEYGVPYLQDLVESRLPEPVAKSDDVRDKFVLHSYKQCLLDLFTTEFGGPEFINTDHITSAGLHIDIAVYFDENLDVVEYSQLDHMEKAGKHYKKVAVLCLDKNNFNSVSKGVRAEVEQRVELLEAQGYNVILASCRFRKRPKMMMEMASHVLSEIYDSVGKTIKE